The Elaeis guineensis isolate ETL-2024a chromosome 13, EG11, whole genome shotgun sequence genome includes a region encoding these proteins:
- the LOC105060715 gene encoding phototropic-responsive NPH3 family protein NPY4 isoform X1 gives MCVFLACSLEYQGHLKLRSHTLMLVFIPLPLSIARSLTFLDPCHYHTKTLIHSSTPSESSLSLPNPPPRCPITHVYTRRACCGPLLETPLVIGGDFFGYCPCHPLYGDDPDPLAAFSKRRHPLAFVMRRVSSRLLCYRFVATELATDIIIHVGEVKFHLHKFPLLSKSARLQKLVAATNDESNNEIHILNIPGGPAAFEICAKFCYGMTVTLNAYNVVAARCAAAFLEMHESVEKGNLIYKIEVFLDTSIFRSWKDSIIVLQTTKSLLPWSEDLKLVSHCIDSIASKASIDASMVEWSYTYNRKKLPSENGLDTHWNGVKKQQSVPKDWWVDDLCELEMDLYEQLIMAIKAKGRMSGKVIGEALKAYTYRRLRGFGRGSLIHEGDVMKSRSLLETIIWLLPAEKGSVSCSFLLKLLRAASLLDSGEMVKKELIKRIGRQLEEASVPDLLIPSMSREDTVYDIDMVLSIVEEFVMQDDGAAQTSPKLSEMLGETRSPAIVSGSSKIGVAKLVDGYLAEIAKDPKLPLSKFVDLAEMLSADSRPVHDGLYRAIDTYLKEQPGLSKSERKKICGLMDCKKLSADACTHAVQNERLPLRVVVQVLFFEQVRAAAAAAGRTGNHGGSYGSSSSGVTTNTEDDWDGVPTVEDLRSLKCMKLVGGGESERSSDSIAAGRNHGNDKAGNGKVKGIMMPKKILGKLLSSKGQGGENSSSDTSGSPDSANQDETKKGTPSRNTRYSVS, from the exons ATGTGTGTTTTTCTTGCGTGTAGCCTAGAGTATCAAGGACATCTGAAGCTACGATCCCATACCTTGATGCTTGTGTTCATACCTTTACCTTTGTCCATTGCTAGGAGTCTTACCTTTCTTGATCCATGTCACTATCATACTAAAACCTTGATCCATTCTTCTACCCCAAGTGAGTCGTCACTGTCTTTACCAAATCCTCCTCCTAGGTGTCCTATTACCCATGTTTACACTAGGAGAGCATGTTGCGGCCCATTGTTGGAGACTCCTCTGGTCATTGGTGGAGACTTCTTTGGCTATTGTCCTTGCCATCCCCTCTATGGTGATGATCCTGATCCTCTGGCAGCTTTTTCTAAGCGTCGCCATCCTCTCGCGTTTGTCATGCGCAGAGTATCTTCGAGATTATTATGTTACAG GTTTGTGGCAACTGAGCTGGCAACTGATATCATTATCCATGTAGGAGAAGTTAAATTCCATCTACACAAG TTTCCTCTTCTGTCCAAGAGTGCTCGCTTGCAAAAGCTGGTGGCAGCTACCAATGATGAAAGCAATAATGAGATTCACATTCTTAATATCCCCGGAGGCCCTGCTGCCTTTGAGATTTGTGCTAAATTTTGTTATGGTATGACTGTCACTCTCAATGCTTACAATGTGGTTGCAGCACGTTGTGCAGCAGCATTTCTAGAAATGCATGAATCTGTGGAGAAAGGGAATCTGATTTATAAAATCGAAGTCTTCCTTGACACAAGCATATTCCGCAGCTGGAAAGACTCAATTATAGTTCTCCAGACTACAAAGTCTCTGCTACCTTGGTCTGAGGACCTGAAATTGGTTAGCCACTGCATAGATTCTATAGCTTCCAAGGCCTCCATTGATGCTTCTATGGTGGAATGGTCTTACACTTATAACCGAAAGAAACTTCCATCAGAAAATGGTCTTGATACACATTGGAATGGGGTCAAAAAACAGCAGTCAGTACCTAAGGACTGGTGGGTCGACGACCTATGTGAGCTTGAAATGGATTTGTACGAGCAGCTTATAATGGCCATCAAAGCTAAGGGAAGAATGTCCGGGAAAGTGATCGGAGAGGCTCTGAAAGCTTATACATATAGGAGACTCCGAGGTTTTGGCAGAGGTTCCCTGATCCATGAAGGTGATGTCATGAAAAGCAGGTCACTGCTAGAGACCATTATCTGGTTATTGCCGGCAGAGAAAGGTTCAGTATCATGCAGTTTCCTTCTTAAGCTACTAAGAGCTGCAAGCCTATTGGATTCTGGGGAAATGGTTAAGAAAGAGCTCATCAAGCGAATAGGCCGCCAATTAGAAGAAGCTTCAGTACCTGATCTTTTGATTCCCAGCATGTCCAGGGAGGACACTGTGTATGATATCGACATGGTTCTTAGTATAGTGGAGGAATTTGTGATGCAGGATGATGGTGCTGCTCAAACTAGCCCAAAGCTATCAGAAATGCTGGGGGAGACCAGGAGCCCGGCTATAGTTTCAGGTAGTTCAAAGATAGGTGTGGCGAAGCTGGTTGATGGGTATCTAGCTGAGATAGCAAAAGACCCCAAGTTACCTCTTTCAAAGTTTGTTGATCTTGCTGAAATGTTATCAGCTGACTCAAGGCCAGTGCATGATGGGCTTTATCGTGCTATTGACACGTATCTGAAG GAACAACCAGGCCTGAGCAAAAGTGAGAGAAAGAAGATATGTGGTCTGATGGACTGCAAGAAGCTATCTGCAGATGCCTGCACCCATGCAGTGCAGAACGAGCGCCTCCCACTACGGGTGGTAGTCCAGGTTCTCTTCTTTGAGCAGGTCAGGGCAGCAGCTGCTGCTGCAGGCCGGACCGGGAACCATGGTGGCTCCTATGGGAGCTCGAGTTCAGGTGTCACTACCAACACGGAGGATGACTGGGATGGAGTCCCGACGGTTGAAGACCTCAGGTCGCTCAAGTGTATGAAGCTCGTCGGTGGTGGGGAAAGCGAGAGGAGCAGTGACAGCATTGCTGCTGGTAGGAACCATGGCAATGACAAAGCTGGCAATGGCAAGGTGAAGGGCATCATGATGCCAAAGAAGATTCTAGGCAAGCTGCTGTCAAGCAAGGGGCAGGGAGGGGAGAACAGTAGCTCTGATACATCTGGTAGCCCAGACTCAGCAAACCAGGATGAGACGAAGAAGGGCACACCTTCAAGGAACACAAGATACTCGGTTTCATGA
- the LOC105060715 gene encoding phototropic-responsive NPH3 family protein NPY2 isoform X3, with the protein MTVTLNAYNVVAARCAAAFLEMHESVEKGNLIYKIEVFLDTSIFRSWKDSIIVLQTTKSLLPWSEDLKLVSHCIDSIASKASIDASMVEWSYTYNRKKLPSENGLDTHWNGVKKQQSVPKDWWVDDLCELEMDLYEQLIMAIKAKGRMSGKVIGEALKAYTYRRLRGFGRGSLIHEGDVMKSRSLLETIIWLLPAEKGSVSCSFLLKLLRAASLLDSGEMVKKELIKRIGRQLEEASVPDLLIPSMSREDTVYDIDMVLSIVEEFVMQDDGAAQTSPKLSEMLGETRSPAIVSGSSKIGVAKLVDGYLAEIAKDPKLPLSKFVDLAEMLSADSRPVHDGLYRAIDTYLKEQPGLSKSERKKICGLMDCKKLSADACTHAVQNERLPLRVVVQVLFFEQVRAAAAAAGRTGNHGGSYGSSSSGVTTNTEDDWDGVPTVEDLRSLKCMKLVGGGESERSSDSIAAGRNHGNDKAGNGKVKGIMMPKKILGKLLSSKGQGGENSSSDTSGSPDSANQDETKKGTPSRNTRYSVS; encoded by the exons ATGACTGTCACTCTCAATGCTTACAATGTGGTTGCAGCACGTTGTGCAGCAGCATTTCTAGAAATGCATGAATCTGTGGAGAAAGGGAATCTGATTTATAAAATCGAAGTCTTCCTTGACACAAGCATATTCCGCAGCTGGAAAGACTCAATTATAGTTCTCCAGACTACAAAGTCTCTGCTACCTTGGTCTGAGGACCTGAAATTGGTTAGCCACTGCATAGATTCTATAGCTTCCAAGGCCTCCATTGATGCTTCTATGGTGGAATGGTCTTACACTTATAACCGAAAGAAACTTCCATCAGAAAATGGTCTTGATACACATTGGAATGGGGTCAAAAAACAGCAGTCAGTACCTAAGGACTGGTGGGTCGACGACCTATGTGAGCTTGAAATGGATTTGTACGAGCAGCTTATAATGGCCATCAAAGCTAAGGGAAGAATGTCCGGGAAAGTGATCGGAGAGGCTCTGAAAGCTTATACATATAGGAGACTCCGAGGTTTTGGCAGAGGTTCCCTGATCCATGAAGGTGATGTCATGAAAAGCAGGTCACTGCTAGAGACCATTATCTGGTTATTGCCGGCAGAGAAAGGTTCAGTATCATGCAGTTTCCTTCTTAAGCTACTAAGAGCTGCAAGCCTATTGGATTCTGGGGAAATGGTTAAGAAAGAGCTCATCAAGCGAATAGGCCGCCAATTAGAAGAAGCTTCAGTACCTGATCTTTTGATTCCCAGCATGTCCAGGGAGGACACTGTGTATGATATCGACATGGTTCTTAGTATAGTGGAGGAATTTGTGATGCAGGATGATGGTGCTGCTCAAACTAGCCCAAAGCTATCAGAAATGCTGGGGGAGACCAGGAGCCCGGCTATAGTTTCAGGTAGTTCAAAGATAGGTGTGGCGAAGCTGGTTGATGGGTATCTAGCTGAGATAGCAAAAGACCCCAAGTTACCTCTTTCAAAGTTTGTTGATCTTGCTGAAATGTTATCAGCTGACTCAAGGCCAGTGCATGATGGGCTTTATCGTGCTATTGACACGTATCTGAAG GAACAACCAGGCCTGAGCAAAAGTGAGAGAAAGAAGATATGTGGTCTGATGGACTGCAAGAAGCTATCTGCAGATGCCTGCACCCATGCAGTGCAGAACGAGCGCCTCCCACTACGGGTGGTAGTCCAGGTTCTCTTCTTTGAGCAGGTCAGGGCAGCAGCTGCTGCTGCAGGCCGGACCGGGAACCATGGTGGCTCCTATGGGAGCTCGAGTTCAGGTGTCACTACCAACACGGAGGATGACTGGGATGGAGTCCCGACGGTTGAAGACCTCAGGTCGCTCAAGTGTATGAAGCTCGTCGGTGGTGGGGAAAGCGAGAGGAGCAGTGACAGCATTGCTGCTGGTAGGAACCATGGCAATGACAAAGCTGGCAATGGCAAGGTGAAGGGCATCATGATGCCAAAGAAGATTCTAGGCAAGCTGCTGTCAAGCAAGGGGCAGGGAGGGGAGAACAGTAGCTCTGATACATCTGGTAGCCCAGACTCAGCAAACCAGGATGAGACGAAGAAGGGCACACCTTCAAGGAACACAAGATACTCGGTTTCATGA
- the LOC105060715 gene encoding phototropic-responsive NPH3 family protein NPY4 isoform X2 codes for MKFMKLGSKPDSFQTNANNVRFVATELATDIIIHVGEVKFHLHKFPLLSKSARLQKLVAATNDESNNEIHILNIPGGPAAFEICAKFCYGMTVTLNAYNVVAARCAAAFLEMHESVEKGNLIYKIEVFLDTSIFRSWKDSIIVLQTTKSLLPWSEDLKLVSHCIDSIASKASIDASMVEWSYTYNRKKLPSENGLDTHWNGVKKQQSVPKDWWVDDLCELEMDLYEQLIMAIKAKGRMSGKVIGEALKAYTYRRLRGFGRGSLIHEGDVMKSRSLLETIIWLLPAEKGSVSCSFLLKLLRAASLLDSGEMVKKELIKRIGRQLEEASVPDLLIPSMSREDTVYDIDMVLSIVEEFVMQDDGAAQTSPKLSEMLGETRSPAIVSGSSKIGVAKLVDGYLAEIAKDPKLPLSKFVDLAEMLSADSRPVHDGLYRAIDTYLKEQPGLSKSERKKICGLMDCKKLSADACTHAVQNERLPLRVVVQVLFFEQVRAAAAAAGRTGNHGGSYGSSSSGVTTNTEDDWDGVPTVEDLRSLKCMKLVGGGESERSSDSIAAGRNHGNDKAGNGKVKGIMMPKKILGKLLSSKGQGGENSSSDTSGSPDSANQDETKKGTPSRNTRYSVS; via the exons ATGAAGTTTATGAAGCTTGGATCAAAGCCTGATTCTTTTCAGACGAATGCGAACAATGTCAG GTTTGTGGCAACTGAGCTGGCAACTGATATCATTATCCATGTAGGAGAAGTTAAATTCCATCTACACAAG TTTCCTCTTCTGTCCAAGAGTGCTCGCTTGCAAAAGCTGGTGGCAGCTACCAATGATGAAAGCAATAATGAGATTCACATTCTTAATATCCCCGGAGGCCCTGCTGCCTTTGAGATTTGTGCTAAATTTTGTTATGGTATGACTGTCACTCTCAATGCTTACAATGTGGTTGCAGCACGTTGTGCAGCAGCATTTCTAGAAATGCATGAATCTGTGGAGAAAGGGAATCTGATTTATAAAATCGAAGTCTTCCTTGACACAAGCATATTCCGCAGCTGGAAAGACTCAATTATAGTTCTCCAGACTACAAAGTCTCTGCTACCTTGGTCTGAGGACCTGAAATTGGTTAGCCACTGCATAGATTCTATAGCTTCCAAGGCCTCCATTGATGCTTCTATGGTGGAATGGTCTTACACTTATAACCGAAAGAAACTTCCATCAGAAAATGGTCTTGATACACATTGGAATGGGGTCAAAAAACAGCAGTCAGTACCTAAGGACTGGTGGGTCGACGACCTATGTGAGCTTGAAATGGATTTGTACGAGCAGCTTATAATGGCCATCAAAGCTAAGGGAAGAATGTCCGGGAAAGTGATCGGAGAGGCTCTGAAAGCTTATACATATAGGAGACTCCGAGGTTTTGGCAGAGGTTCCCTGATCCATGAAGGTGATGTCATGAAAAGCAGGTCACTGCTAGAGACCATTATCTGGTTATTGCCGGCAGAGAAAGGTTCAGTATCATGCAGTTTCCTTCTTAAGCTACTAAGAGCTGCAAGCCTATTGGATTCTGGGGAAATGGTTAAGAAAGAGCTCATCAAGCGAATAGGCCGCCAATTAGAAGAAGCTTCAGTACCTGATCTTTTGATTCCCAGCATGTCCAGGGAGGACACTGTGTATGATATCGACATGGTTCTTAGTATAGTGGAGGAATTTGTGATGCAGGATGATGGTGCTGCTCAAACTAGCCCAAAGCTATCAGAAATGCTGGGGGAGACCAGGAGCCCGGCTATAGTTTCAGGTAGTTCAAAGATAGGTGTGGCGAAGCTGGTTGATGGGTATCTAGCTGAGATAGCAAAAGACCCCAAGTTACCTCTTTCAAAGTTTGTTGATCTTGCTGAAATGTTATCAGCTGACTCAAGGCCAGTGCATGATGGGCTTTATCGTGCTATTGACACGTATCTGAAG GAACAACCAGGCCTGAGCAAAAGTGAGAGAAAGAAGATATGTGGTCTGATGGACTGCAAGAAGCTATCTGCAGATGCCTGCACCCATGCAGTGCAGAACGAGCGCCTCCCACTACGGGTGGTAGTCCAGGTTCTCTTCTTTGAGCAGGTCAGGGCAGCAGCTGCTGCTGCAGGCCGGACCGGGAACCATGGTGGCTCCTATGGGAGCTCGAGTTCAGGTGTCACTACCAACACGGAGGATGACTGGGATGGAGTCCCGACGGTTGAAGACCTCAGGTCGCTCAAGTGTATGAAGCTCGTCGGTGGTGGGGAAAGCGAGAGGAGCAGTGACAGCATTGCTGCTGGTAGGAACCATGGCAATGACAAAGCTGGCAATGGCAAGGTGAAGGGCATCATGATGCCAAAGAAGATTCTAGGCAAGCTGCTGTCAAGCAAGGGGCAGGGAGGGGAGAACAGTAGCTCTGATACATCTGGTAGCCCAGACTCAGCAAACCAGGATGAGACGAAGAAGGGCACACCTTCAAGGAACACAAGATACTCGGTTTCATGA